Proteins encoded together in one Amblyomma americanum isolate KBUSLIRL-KWMA chromosome 1, ASM5285725v1, whole genome shotgun sequence window:
- the LOC144113537 gene encoding AN1-type zinc finger protein 1-like isoform X1: MSKVMAELPQLGKHCHVESCNRLDFLPFECVHCKNTFCSDHRTSDAHVCDRVQTHVLTDKEARCSRTGTLFCCSFGDCSQKELTPITCGLCADNFCVRHRHAQDHKCKCLPSQSEHMPLTTKVVKKILESKKPVEKPISSKASLSPTAQKVKLMKMKMHAAGEKSVPLADRVYFEVYFPKGHKVRSKPYHFSKLWTVGRAIDSTAIIEKLPNQNNRLTEKRLLLFHASTLKALGMSDIFETLLNSKLLNEAETLVLEYVPPNCDALAADYHYEES, encoded by the exons ATGAGTAAAGTTATGGCAGAGCTGCCTCAGCTGGGTAAACACTGTCACGTGGAATCATGCAATCGCTTAG ATTTTTTACCTTTCGAGTGTGTGCACTGCAAGAACACATTCTG CAGTGATCATCGAACCTCAGATGCGCATGTGTGTGATCGAGTCCAG ACTCATGTGCTGACAGACAAGGAGGCAAGGTGCAGTCGTACTGGAACGCTCTTCTGCTGCAGTTTCGGTGACTGCTCACAAAAAGAGCTGACCCCAATAACATGTGGTCTCTGTGCGGATAATTTCTGTGTGCGGCACCGGCATGCTCAAGACCATAAATGCAAATGCCTGCCATCACAGTCGGAGCACATGCCCCTTACGAcaaaggtagtgaaaaaaatACTAG aaTCCAAGAAGCCAGTTGAGAAACCTATATCAAGCAAAGCAAGCTTATCTCCTACGGCACAGAAAGTGAAGCTCATGAAAATGAAGATGCACGCTGCAGGCGAGAAGAGTGTCCCTCTTGCTGACAGGGTGTATTTCGAAGTTTACTTCCCAAAGGGTCACAAAGTCCGCTCAAAGCCTTATCATTTTTCTAAG TTGTGGACAGTCGGAAGAGCAATTGACAGCACTGCCATAATAGAGAAACTCCCAAACCAGAACAACAGGCTCACTGAGAAA agaTTGCTCCTGTTCCATGCAAGCACCTTAAAGGCACTTGGCATGAGCGACATCTTTGAGACACTGTTGAACTCCAAACTCCTGAACGAAGCAGAAACACTAGTTCTTGAATATGTACCTCCTAACTGTGATGCTCTAGCGGCTGACTATCATTATGAAGAGAGTTGA
- the LOC144113537 gene encoding AN1-type zinc finger protein 1-like isoform X2, with the protein MQSLRFFTFRVCALQEHILTHVLTDKEARCSRTGTLFCCSFGDCSQKELTPITCGLCADNFCVRHRHAQDHKCKCLPSQSEHMPLTTKVVKKILESKKPVEKPISSKASLSPTAQKVKLMKMKMHAAGEKSVPLADRVYFEVYFPKGHKVRSKPYHFSKLWTVGRAIDSTAIIEKLPNQNNRLTEKRLLLFHASTLKALGMSDIFETLLNSKLLNEAETLVLEYVPPNCDALAADYHYEES; encoded by the exons ATGCAATCGCTTAG ATTTTTTACCTTTCGAGTGTGTGCACTGCAAGAACACATTCTG ACTCATGTGCTGACAGACAAGGAGGCAAGGTGCAGTCGTACTGGAACGCTCTTCTGCTGCAGTTTCGGTGACTGCTCACAAAAAGAGCTGACCCCAATAACATGTGGTCTCTGTGCGGATAATTTCTGTGTGCGGCACCGGCATGCTCAAGACCATAAATGCAAATGCCTGCCATCACAGTCGGAGCACATGCCCCTTACGAcaaaggtagtgaaaaaaatACTAG aaTCCAAGAAGCCAGTTGAGAAACCTATATCAAGCAAAGCAAGCTTATCTCCTACGGCACAGAAAGTGAAGCTCATGAAAATGAAGATGCACGCTGCAGGCGAGAAGAGTGTCCCTCTTGCTGACAGGGTGTATTTCGAAGTTTACTTCCCAAAGGGTCACAAAGTCCGCTCAAAGCCTTATCATTTTTCTAAG TTGTGGACAGTCGGAAGAGCAATTGACAGCACTGCCATAATAGAGAAACTCCCAAACCAGAACAACAGGCTCACTGAGAAA agaTTGCTCCTGTTCCATGCAAGCACCTTAAAGGCACTTGGCATGAGCGACATCTTTGAGACACTGTTGAACTCCAAACTCCTGAACGAAGCAGAAACACTAGTTCTTGAATATGTACCTCCTAACTGTGATGCTCTAGCGGCTGACTATCATTATGAAGAGAGTTGA
- the LOC144113536 gene encoding periodic tryptophan protein 1 homolog → MNFVPCLTWIPRGVAKANPQKVKLLSEQLKELIEKGAPDSKNVDGMDDMEDCKAEASEDDITAKYGLDTYDDEDSEAPQLGNLGSLAVYANNADDPYLDPQHGEDSEEEIDDFTIRPTDNLIAVARVDEDTCATVEVYVNNHQEEHLYVHHDIMLPAYPLCLEWMNFDPTDPNPGNYLAVGDMTPVISVWDLDLVDSLEPAYKLGKKAKKKKNAVKATMMHKDAVLSLSWNKQVRHLLASGSADHKALVWDLDAGVPARCLSAHKEKVQSVVWHPFESHTLLTGACDSTVKLWDCRSSDASFKSWTVDGEVEKVLWNHFDPFYFYVSTDSGLVYGFDARTDQAVFTLSAHTKGVTGMALSAYCPGCLITASEDKSLKVWDILDHKPVFVFEKEALTVGSVLTLASSPDEPFVVAVGGDNKTLGFAVVDLKEWAGLSCFEGRKLLRAEVQTDDANMETDVPAGALGGLSLDT, encoded by the coding sequence ATGAATTTTGTTCCTTGTCTCACATGGATCCCTCGAGGGGTAGCCAAGGCAAACCCTCAAAAAGTAAAACTGCTCAGTGAACAGCTGAAAGAGCTTATAGAAAAGGGTGCGCCCGACAGCAAAAATGTGGACGGCATGGACGATATGGAAGACTGCAAAGCAGAGGCGTCCGAAGACGACATTACTGCCAAGTACGGCCTGGACACGTACGACGATGAAGACAGCGAAGCGCCGCAGCTGGGAAATCTTGGTTCTCTTGCTGTCTACGCAAACAACGCCGACGACCCTTACTTGGACCCACAGCACGGTGAAGATAGCGAGGAAGAAATTGACGACTTCACCATAAGACCCACGGACAACTTGATTGCGGTGGCACGTGTTGATGAAGATACGTGCGCTACTGTTGAGGTCTATGTCAACAACCACCAGGAAGAGCACCTCTACGTTCACCATGACATCATGCTGCCTGCCTATCCACTGTGCTTAGAATGGATGAACTTCGATCCGACAGACCCGAATCCAGGTAACTACTTGGCAGTTGGCGACATGACTCCTGTGATCAGCGTCTGGGACTTGGACTTAGTTGACAGCTTAGAGCCTGCTTACAAGCTAGGAAAaaaggctaaaaagaaaaagaatgcagtgaaggctacaaTGATGCACAAAGACGCGGTTCTGAGCCTATCATGGAACAAGCAAGTCAGACATTTGCTCGCAAGTGGATCGGCCGATCACAAAGCCCTCGTTTGGGACTTGGATGCGGGTGTCCCTGCTAGGTGCCTCTCAGCCCACAAGGAAAAAGTTCAGTCCGTCGTTTGGCATCCGTTTGAAAGTCATACTCTACTGACAGGAGCATGTGACAGCACCGTGAAACTTTGGGATTGCAGAAGCAGTGATGCTAGCTTCAAGTCTTGGACTGTTGACGGCGAAGTGGAGAAAGTCTTGTGGAACCACTTTGATCCCTTTTACTTTTACGTCTCCACAGACAGCGGTCTTGTGTATGGCTTTGATGCTCGTACAGATCAAGCTGTGTTCACTTTGTCAGCCCACACCAAGGGTGTCACTGGAATGGCATTGAGTGCCTACTGCCCTGGCTGTCTCATCACAGCCTCTGAAGACAAATCGCTTAAGGTATGGGACATATTGGATCACAAGCCTGTATTTGTCTTTGAAAAGGAAGCACTGACTGTTGGCTCTGTGCTTACATTAGCCAGTTCCCCCGATGAGCCCTTCGTGGTGGCTGTTGGAGGTGACAATAAGACACTTGGGTTTGCAGTGGTTGACCTGAAAGAATGGGCTGGGTTGAGCTGCTTTGAAGGCCGGAAGCTGCTCAGAGCAGAAGTACAGACAGATGATGCCAACATGGAGACAGATGTTCCTGCAGGGGCACTTGGTGGCCTTTCGCTTGACACCTAA